GAATATCGAGGGGTCAAATTAATCTTCCCGTTGTAACAAGTAAATTTTTATTGATACTTTGCCAAAACATAAATTTTGTTTCCAGATAGTTAATTGTAATTAAGGAGATCAACGTGATTAGTATAGCAAGTGCTATTTATGCTATTAAAGCTTTAGTGGCCGGGTCGATCTTTTTCGTTTGGGTTGTCAGATACCAGAACATCATTGAAGAGTTCAAGGTATATGAATTGCCTGAATGGTTAAGAGATCTTGTGGGGATATTCAAATTATCATTTGCTTTAATGCTATATAGCAATGACCCAATTGTTATTCTTTTAGGTGCGTCTGGAATAACGGTGTTAATGGTTGCAGCTGTGTTTACTCATTTGAGGATAAAAAATTCTTTTTATAAAATGCTGCCTTCTATAAGTTTGACAATTTTCAGTTCAGTAATTTTTTTATATACCTTTCAAAGCCAATGACTAAACTAAGTTATCGGTTTATCAATTTGTTGCGATAGCGAAGAATATGTGCCATGCGATTGTGGTCAATACATCCTAAGTATCTTGATACAAAGGGGATTGTTGCCCTTTGGAGAGAGGGGCTACTCGCTCAGAAG
The nucleotide sequence above comes from Nitrospinota bacterium. Encoded proteins:
- a CDS encoding DoxX family protein; protein product: MISIASAIYAIKALVAGSIFFVWVVRYQNIIEEFKVYELPEWLRDLVGIFKLSFALMLYSNDPIVILLGASGITVLMVAAVFTHLRIKNSFYKMLPSISLTIFSSVIFLYTFQSQ